One genomic window of Bacteroidales bacterium includes the following:
- a CDS encoding MIP/aquaporin family protein — MSPFIAEFIGTAIILIFGSGVVANVTLNKTNGNSSGWIVITFGWAIGVYTGVLISAKYSGAHLNPAITLALAAVGKFETSQILPYITAQLLGAMMGSLIVYFAYHNHFKATPDAAVLKSIFCTSPSIRSYFNNMITEATGTFVLTLAVLYMAAPDVGLGALNALPVALVVLGLGLSMGGPTGYAINPARDLGPRIVHALLPIKPKAGFDLNYAWVPIIGPILGALLAALVYYVITATL; from the coding sequence ATGTCCCCTTTTATAGCAGAATTTATCGGAACGGCAATTATCCTGATTTTCGGATCCGGTGTGGTAGCCAATGTGACCCTTAATAAAACAAACGGTAATAGCAGCGGATGGATAGTCATCACCTTTGGGTGGGCTATCGGGGTTTATACAGGAGTACTGATTTCGGCCAAATACAGCGGAGCGCATCTGAATCCTGCCATTACACTGGCACTGGCAGCTGTCGGAAAATTCGAAACATCTCAGATATTACCTTATATAACCGCCCAGTTGTTGGGAGCCATGATGGGTTCACTTATTGTTTATTTTGCTTACCATAACCATTTCAAGGCAACTCCCGATGCTGCCGTGCTTAAAAGTATTTTTTGCACTTCCCCTTCCATCCGGAGTTATTTTAACAACATGATCACCGAGGCAACCGGAACCTTTGTGCTTACCCTTGCCGTATTGTATATGGCAGCGCCTGATGTCGGACTCGGTGCACTCAACGCTTTGCCCGTTGCACTTGTTGTGCTCGGCCTGGGTTTGTCCATGGGCGGTCCGACCGGTTATGCAATCAATCCTGCCCGTGATCTCGGGCCCAGAATCGTGCATGCCCTGCTTCCCATTAAACCCAAGGCCGGTTTTGACCTGAACTATGCATGGGTACCGATCATCGGGCCTATCCTGGGAGCACTTCTGGCTGCCCTGGTTTACTATGTAATTACAGCCACATTGTAA
- a CDS encoding sigma-54 dependent transcriptional regulator, protein MKKKGKILIIDDNEEILVALRLQLSGYFEKVVTEKKPDVIPTLMNRENFDVIILDMNFKAGINTGNEGIYWMNRILAADPAVSVIFITAYAGIELAVKAIQQGAVDFIEKPWDDDKMLASVLKAWELRKSKQEITSLREKQQHLSEKLNDQYDSLRGNSPAMEKIYRTIEKVAGTDANILILGENGTGKEILAREIHRLSARSKEVFIGVDMGSLAETLFESELFGHIKGAFTDARDDRPGRFEIATGGTLFLDEIGNLPLPMQSKLLAVLQNREVTRIGSNKPVSVDIRLISATNKKLFELSAQGMFREDLLYRINTIMLEIPPLRERKEDIPLFVDYFLKKYTLKYGKPGFNIEKQAMEKLIQYNWPGNIRELQHMTEKAVILGEGGKLHTEDFFFGANSRNRSSLSEILNLEELENEAIRRALEKHNGNITRAVAELGISRRALYYKMGKNDS, encoded by the coding sequence ATGAAGAAGAAAGGTAAAATACTGATAATCGACGATAATGAAGAAATCCTGGTGGCGCTCAGGCTGCAATTATCCGGTTATTTTGAAAAGGTAGTCACTGAAAAAAAGCCGGATGTCATTCCGACTCTTATGAACAGGGAAAACTTTGATGTGATCATCCTGGATATGAATTTTAAAGCGGGCATCAATACCGGTAATGAAGGAATATACTGGATGAACCGGATCCTGGCTGCCGATCCTGCTGTTTCTGTTATCTTTATTACTGCCTACGCCGGCATCGAGTTGGCCGTTAAGGCCATCCAGCAGGGTGCTGTTGATTTTATCGAAAAGCCGTGGGACGACGATAAAATGCTTGCTTCTGTGCTAAAAGCCTGGGAATTGCGTAAATCAAAGCAGGAAATCACCAGTCTGAGAGAAAAACAACAACATCTCAGTGAAAAACTGAACGACCAGTACGATTCCCTGAGGGGAAATTCTCCGGCCATGGAGAAAATTTACCGGACAATTGAAAAAGTCGCCGGCACTGACGCGAACATTCTGATCCTGGGAGAAAATGGCACAGGCAAGGAAATCCTTGCCCGGGAGATTCACCGGTTATCGGCCCGGTCAAAAGAGGTTTTTATCGGTGTAGATATGGGATCCCTGGCAGAAACCTTGTTTGAAAGCGAGCTTTTCGGGCATATAAAAGGCGCTTTTACTGACGCGCGGGATGACAGGCCCGGACGGTTCGAGATTGCCACAGGAGGTACGCTTTTCCTGGATGAAATTGGCAACCTGCCATTACCTATGCAGTCGAAACTGCTGGCTGTATTGCAGAACAGGGAGGTAACCCGCATTGGTTCAAACAAACCGGTTTCGGTGGATATCCGGTTGATTTCAGCTACCAATAAAAAGCTTTTCGAATTGTCGGCGCAGGGAATGTTCAGGGAGGACCTGCTCTACCGGATCAATACGATCATGCTTGAAATTCCGCCGCTTCGTGAACGGAAAGAGGATATCCCACTCTTTGTGGATTACTTTCTTAAAAAATACACGCTCAAATACGGGAAGCCAGGCTTCAATATTGAAAAGCAAGCTATGGAAAAGCTTATCCAGTACAACTGGCCGGGAAATATAAGAGAGTTGCAGCATATGACTGAAAAGGCGGTAATACTCGGGGAGGGCGGTAAGCTGCATACCGAAGATTTCTTTTTTGGTGCGAATTCGCGCAACCGCAGTTCACTAAGTGAAATCCTGAATCTTGAAGAGCTTGAGAATGAAGCCATCCGCCGGGCTCTCGAAAAGCACAACGGAAACATAACAAGGGCAGTCGCCGAACTGGGAATTTCACGCAGGGCGCTTTATTATAAAATGGGAAAGAATGATTCTTAA
- a CDS encoding ATP-binding protein: protein MILKRFLLHVVLLVVMIALAGLLVVWSFTLENLFIARITFIALWLVLIVWLIYYITKTNRTLKVFMDSLRYLDSVRVQKGKGRLFEELDKLYNEVLGIIRKVETEKETERQYFKSIIDHTGTGLLIFDESGKVETVNSAFLKLLGIQKPEHISALTAVSAQMPEILNSLKPGKPKLLRVQINVQPVGLWIRMAEIRISGKKLKLASIQNIQPELEDEETDAWQKLIRVLTHEIMNSVTPVNSLTNTIIKFFERSGKPLKVEELDDTVIENALEALHSIEKRNRGLIGFVQSYRSLTRVQKPSFTVVNVDELLLRVTALIKHELEIRRIHLVIDVEKKSLMLNADEKLVEQVLLNLINNAMYALRETIDPSISIRASKQHDEILVEIRDNGEGISPEVLGNIFVPFFTTKPEGSGIGLSLSRQIMKAHGGGITVRSDSVETAFTLRFPDY, encoded by the coding sequence ATGATTCTTAAAAGGTTCCTTTTACATGTTGTCTTGCTTGTGGTGATGATTGCACTGGCAGGATTGCTTGTTGTATGGTCGTTCACTCTCGAAAACCTTTTCATAGCCCGGATCACATTTATCGCTCTTTGGCTTGTGCTGATCGTGTGGCTCATTTACTACATTACCAAAACAAACCGGACTCTCAAAGTTTTTATGGATTCCCTGCGATACCTTGATTCAGTAAGAGTTCAGAAAGGGAAGGGAAGGCTTTTCGAAGAACTGGATAAGCTTTATAACGAAGTCCTTGGCATTATCCGTAAAGTGGAAACCGAAAAGGAGACGGAAAGGCAATATTTTAAAAGCATCATCGATCATACAGGCACCGGTTTGCTGATCTTCGACGAATCAGGTAAAGTGGAAACAGTGAACAGTGCGTTTCTTAAGCTTCTTGGGATTCAAAAGCCTGAACACATCAGTGCACTGACTGCAGTGTCGGCACAGATGCCTGAAATACTCAATTCATTGAAACCAGGTAAACCGAAGCTTTTGCGCGTTCAGATCAATGTACAGCCTGTCGGTCTGTGGATCCGCATGGCAGAGATCAGGATTTCAGGGAAAAAGCTGAAACTTGCCTCCATACAGAATATTCAGCCTGAGCTTGAAGACGAAGAAACAGATGCCTGGCAAAAACTCATCCGGGTTCTTACCCACGAAATCATGAACTCGGTGACCCCCGTAAATTCACTCACCAATACAATCATAAAGTTTTTTGAACGCAGCGGGAAACCGTTAAAGGTTGAAGAACTCGATGATACTGTTATTGAAAATGCGCTGGAAGCGCTTCATTCGATTGAAAAGCGCAACCGGGGACTTATTGGCTTTGTGCAATCATACAGGAGTCTGACCCGTGTCCAGAAGCCGTCGTTCACCGTTGTAAATGTGGATGAGTTATTACTCAGGGTGACAGCCCTAATAAAACATGAGCTTGAAATCCGCAGGATACACCTGGTTATTGATGTGGAAAAGAAATCATTAATGCTGAATGCCGATGAAAAACTGGTTGAACAGGTGTTGCTGAACCTGATCAACAATGCCATGTATGCCTTGCGTGAAACTATCGATCCGTCAATAAGCATCCGCGCATCCAAACAACACGATGAGATCCTGGTCGAAATCAGGGATAACGGCGAAGGGATTTCCCCTGAGGTATTGGGAAATATTTTCGTACCCTTCTTCACCACAAAGCCTGAGGGATCGGGAATAGGCCTTAGTTTGAGCCGCCAGATCATGAAAGCTCATGGCGGGGGAATAACAGTCCGTTCTGATTCTGTTGAAACTGCTTTTACGTTAAGGTTTCCTGATTACTGA